In Pyxicephalus adspersus chromosome 12, UCB_Pads_2.0, whole genome shotgun sequence, a genomic segment contains:
- the SOCS4 gene encoding suppressor of cytokine signaling 4, producing the protein MAENLGDKVGDLDVRPKSSRSRSADRKDGYLWSGKKLSWLNKNGSEGESETAAEKMEIPSKSQERKHSCSSFELDLDRSCGHKMLGRSLKQKLQDAVGQCFPIKACNSRHSSVLSSKRKIHISELMLDKCPFPPKSDLAYRWHFIKRHTAPVNQMHKQWVVRDAPTVEPLDMADQISDCGEDLLSDGPAFSCEVSCGSVESFTKVGRASKEDSDIDSDDEVLTLCTSSRKRNKAKCELEDEIFHPATPPKYHTQIDYIHCLVPDLFQINNNPCYWGVMDRYAAEALLEGKPEGTFLLRDSAQEDYLFSVSFRRYSRSLHARIEQWNHNFSFDAHDPCVFHAPNVVTSVPNGRSPIRVTSVPNGRSPIRVTSVINGRSPIGLTSDPNGRSPIMVTSDPNERCLIKVTSVINGRSSMGDPISLTCEFLITFCWHQDK; encoded by the coding sequence ATGGCTGAAAACCTTGGGGATAAAGTCGGTGATCTTGATGTGAGACCTAAAAGCAGCCGCAGCCGAAGTGCAGACAGAAAAGATGGCTACCTTTGGAGCGGCAAGAAGCTCTCTTGGTTGAACAAAAATGGATCTGAAGGAGAATCTGAAACTGCAGCTGAGAAAATGGAAATTCCATCAAAAAGCCAAGAGAGGAAGCACAGCTGTTCATCCTTTGAACTTGACTTGGACCGTTCCTGTGGACATAAGATGTTGGGACGGTCTTTAAAGCAAAAACTGCAAGATGCTGTTGGCCAATGCTTCCCTATAAAAGCATGCAACAGCCGCCACTCCTCCGTTTTGTCTTCCAAAAGGAAAATTCACATCAGTGAGTTAATGCTGGACAAATGTCCTTTCCCTCCGAAGTCGGACCTCGCTTATCGTTGGCATTTCATCAAACGACATACGGCTCCCGTCAACCAGATGCACAAGCAGTGGGTAGTCAGAGATGCTCCGACAGTAGAACCTTTGGACATGGCTGACCAGATCTCCGATTGTGGAGAGGACCTCCTATCCGACGGACCTGCCTTTTCTTGTGAGGTGAGCTGTGGCTCCGTGGAGTCCTTCACCAAGGTGGGGAGGGCCAGCAAGGAGGACAGTGATATTGACTCTGATGATGAGGTCCTCACATTGTGTACCAGCTcaagaaaaaggaacaaagccAAATGTGAATTGGAAGACGAGATTTTCCACCCTGCCACTCCTCCTAAATATCACACACAGATAGATTACATCCATTGCCTTGTCCCAGACTTGTTTCAGATCAATAATAACCCGTGTTACTGGGGGGTAATGGATAGATACGCAGCAGAGGCACTCCTGGAAGGAAAGCCAGAGGGGACATTCTTATTGAGGGACTCTGCTCAAGAGGACTATTTATTCTCCGTAAGTTTCCGGCGCTACAGCCGCTCCCTCCATGCCAGGATCGAACAGTGGAACCACAACTTTAGCTTTGATGCTCATGACCCCTGTGTTTTCCATGCACCCAATGTGGTAACAAGTGTCCCCAATGGAAGATCCCCAATAAGGGTAACAAGTGTCCCCAATGGAAGATCCCCAATAAGGGTAACAAGTGTCATCAATGGAAGATCCCCAATAGGGTTAACAAGTGACCCCAATGGAAGATCCCCAATAATGGTAACAAGTGACCCCAATGAAAGATGCCTAATAAAGGTAACAAGTGTCATCAATGGAAGATCTTCTATGGGGGATCCTATTTCTCTAACTTGTGAATTTCTTATCACTTTTTGTTggcaccaggacaaatag
- the WDHD1 gene encoding WD repeat and HMG-box DNA-binding protein 1 — protein MPAEKKAMRYGHPEGHTDVCFTDTGSCIVTGGSDGDIRIWEDLDDDDPKSFNVGEKAFSFALKNGKVVTASSNNAIQLHTFPSGDPDGILTRFTTNANHVVFNLDGTRIAAGSGDFLVKVVQVEDSSVQKTLRGHEAPVLSVSFDPKDEYLASASCDGSVRIWKIEDQTCEANLSLLLKCNDVMNAKSICRLAWQPRSGKLLAIPVDKAIDFYDRGTWKSSFTLSDNFLTQPLNVVTWSPCGQYIVAGSIDGCIVAWNVGTKACLERVKHEKGFTICALAWHPKLPQVAYTDNEGNLGLLENVCQDAAKSTSDKTSTAATKDYDALFDEDDDDEDFLNTDMIDHQASVGNEDDDDNFAPISGRVKTRAILDDDDNSLDVPSLKSGDVEKPDGNIDEDDQSTIAEPVPSFPSKPIYSGPIPTPPQKPFQPGSTPTHLMHRFMMWNSIGVIRCYNDDQDNAIDVEFHDTSIHHAIHLTNTLNHTIADVSQEAVLLACEGTDELASKLQCLHFSSWDTSKDWMVDMPKGEDIQAVCLGLGWVACATSALLLRIFSVGGVQREIFSLLGPVVCMAGHGEQLLIVYHRGTGFDGEQCLGVQLLELGKKRRQVLHGDPLPLSKKSYLSWLGFSAEGSPCYVDSEGVVRLLNRGLGDTWTPVCNTREHCKGKSDHYWVVGLHENPQQLRCIPCKGSRFPPTLPRPAMAILPFKLPYCQITTEKGQMEEQYWRSQIFTNHFHYLSRNGYECDENAKMEIQKEQQELLMKMFALSCKLEREFRCMELAEFMTQNVMNLAIKYASRSKRLILAQRLSELALEKAAELRSEQEDEEEEDEDFRSRLTAGYSRTATEWGESRVKQTEEEQDVEMNGDDREEEAEQEEAPETPKLGRAANNPFRKSISSPEQQTAKSGTIISSNQGRVNPFKVSASQKSPALAGNSSRILDNMSKLSKKPPASANLSSGKQDSVVIKPLAPRAKSKQGQPTLFQSVQSKSSAKNSQANEKAIQITSGATPEIKEVKKPKTGFQLWLDENRQNILSENPELEESDIIKEGMSRFRALTNEERMIWTEKAKGDDSGDSKKRKRAEQENQDSAEGPKEGSQDSGAPKKRKPFDQSTNKKLSAFAFNKE, from the exons ATGCCCGCAGAAAAGAAAGCAATGCGTTATGGGCACCCTGAGGGCCACACAGATGTCTGCTTCACTGATACTGGAAG CTGTATAGTGACTGGCGGCAGCGATGGCGACATTCGTATCTGGGAGGATTTGGACGACGACGATCCCAAGTCATTCAATGTTGGGGAAAAGGCTTTCTCCTTTGCATTAAAA AACGGGAAGGTGGTCACTGCTTCCTCCAACAATGCAATTCAGCTTCACACATTTCCAAGTGGAGACCCTGATGGAATTCTGACGCGTTTTACCACCAATGCTAATCACGTTGTTTTCAACCTTGATGGAACCAGAATCGCAGCAGGCTCTGG TGATTTCTTGGTGAAGGTGGTGCAGGTGGAGGACAGCAGCGTTCAGAAAACATTACGTGGACATGAGGCGCCTGTATTGAGTGTTTCTTTTGACCCTAAGGATGAATATTTG gccTCCGCTAGCTGTGATGGATCAGTGAGGATCTGGAAAATTGAGGATCAG ACTTGTGAAGCCAACCTTTCTTTGCTCCTGAAATGCAATGATGTGATGAATGCCAAGTCCATTTGCAGATTAGCATGGCAGCCCCGGAGCGGAAAG TTACTTGCAATCCCAGTGGATAAAGCCATTGACTTTTATGACAGGGGCACTTGGAAGAGCAGTTTTACTTTGTCTGATAATTTTCTAACTCAG CCTCTGAATGTGGTCACCTGGTCCCCCTGTGGACAATACATTGTAGCAGGAAGTATTGACGGTTGTATTGTGGCCTGGAATGTGGGTACCAAAGCTTGCTTGGAACG GGTTAAGCATGAGAAGGGCTTCACTATCTGTGCTTTGGCCTGGCACCCCAAATTGCCTCAGGTTGCCTACACCGATAATGAGGGCAATCTGGGACTGCTGGAGAATGTCTGTCAAGATGCTGCAAAGTCCACCAGTGACAAG ACCTCTACAGCTGCCACCAAAGATTATGATGCTCTGTTTGacgaggatgatgatgatgaggactTCTTGAACACAGATATGATTGATCACCAGGCGTCTGTCGgtaatgaggatgatgatgataacTTTGCACCTATTTCTGGCCGTGTGAAAACCCGCGCCATCCTGGATGACGATGATAATTCTTTAG ATGTCCCATCCTTGAAATCTGGTGATGTTGAAAAACCAGATGGGAACATTGATGAGGACGATCAGTCTACCATTGCTGAACCAGTTCCATCTTTCCCTTCAAAGCCTATTTACAGTGGGCCGATACCAACACCACCACAGAAACCTTTTCAGCCAGGCTCCACCCCAACGCATCTTATGCACCGCTTTATG ATGTGGAATTCCATTGGAGTGATTCGCTGTTACAATGACGACCAGGACAATGCCATAGATGTGGAATTTCATGACACCTCCATACATCATGCTATCCATCTGACCAACACTTTAAACCATACTATAGCCGATGTGTCCCAGGAAGCTGTGCTGCTGGCCTGTGAGGGTACTGATGAGCTGGCAAG TAAACTCCAGTGCCTGCACTTTAGTTCCTGGGATACCAGCAAGGATTGGATGGTGGATATGCCCAAAGGTGAAGACATTCAGGCCGTCTGTCTGGGCCTGGGCTGGGTGGCCTGTGCTACCAGTGCCTTACTGCTTCGCATCTTCAGTGTTGGTGGGGTTCAGAGGGAGATCTTCAGTCTTCTGGGGCCTGTGGTTTGCATGGCCGGACATGGTGAACAGCTTCTTATAGTCTACCATAGAG GTACCGGCTTTGATGGAGAGCAATGCCTCGGTGTGCAGCTTCTGGAGCTTGGTAAGAAAAGACGGCAGGTCCTGCATGGTGACCCTCTGCCCTTGTCAAAGAAAAGTTACCTGTCCTGGCTCGGCTTCAGTGCAGAAG GTAGCCCATGTTATGTGGATTCAGAAGGTGTGGTAAGACTGCTGAACAGAGGCTTAGGGGACACCTGGACACCTGTGTGTAACACCCGGGAACACTGCAAAGGAAAATCTGATCACTACTGGGTGGTTGGCTTACATGAGAATCCACAGCAGCTCAG GTGTATTCCATGCAAAGGTTCCAGATTCCCCCCTACCCTTCCTCGCCCTGCAATGGCTATTCTACCTTTCAAGCTTCCGTATTGTCAGATTACAACAGAAAAGGGTCAGATGGAG GAACAATACTGGAGATCACAAATCTTCACCAATCATTTTCACTATTTGTCAAGGAATGGATATGAATGTGATGAAAATGCCAAAATGGAGATCCAGAAGGAGCAGCAAGAACTGCTCATGAAAATGTTTGCG TTGTCCTGCAAACTGGAGCGTGAATTCCGCTGCATGGAACTGGCGGAGTTCATGACTCAGAATGTGATGAACCTGGCCATTAAATATGCCTCGCGCTCCAAGAGACTAATCCTAGCCCAGCGGCTGAGTGAGCTGGCCCTGGAGAAGGCGGCTGAGCTGCGATCCGAACAGGAGGATGAGGAAGAGGAGGATGAAGATTTCCGCAGCCGGCTGACTGCTGG ATATAGCCGGACAGCTACAGAGTGGGGCGAGTCACGTGTGAAACAGACAGAAGAAGAGCAAGATGTGGAAATGAATGGCGATGATAGAGAGGAAGAAGCGGAGCAGGAGGAAGCTCCCGAAACCCCCAAACTGGGCAGAGCAG CAAATAATCCTTTTAGAAAAAGCATTTCTTCTCCAGAACAACAGACTGCAAAATCCG GTACAATCATATCAAGCAATCAAGGAAGAGTAAACCCTTTCAAG GTATCAGCCAGTCAGAAAAGTCCGGCATTGGCTGGGAACTCGTCTCGCATCCTGGATAATATGAGCAAATTAAGTAAAAAGCCTCCGGCTTCTGCAAACCTGTCCTCAGGCAAACAAGACTCGGTGGTAATAAAGCCTCTTGCTCCCAGGGCTAAATCTAAGCAG GGTCAGCCTACGTTGTTCCAAAGTGTCCAAAGCAAATCCTCAGCAAAGAATTCTCAGGCAAATGAGAAAGCAATCCAGATCACTTCTGGTGCAACTCCAGAGATCAAAGAAGTCAAAAA ACCCAAAACTGGCTTCCAGCTGTGGTTGGATGAGAACCGGCAGAACATTCTGTCTGAGAATCCTGAGCTTGAGGAGTCGGACATTATTAAGGAAGGGATGAGCCGCTTCCGGGCGCTGACAAATGAAGAGAGGATG ATTTGGACAGAGAAAGCCAAAGGAGATGATTCCGGAGACTCCAAAAAAAGAAAGCGAGCAGAACAGGAGAATCAAGATTCTGCTGAGGGCCCTAAAGAAGGGAGCCAGGACTCCGGTGCTCCTAAAAAGCGTAAGCC